The following coding sequences lie in one Candidatus Eremiobacterota bacterium genomic window:
- a CDS encoding type II secretion system F family protein, whose product MVTAFVPLAIFAGVSATAFFTFFSFWGSVNQRATARVQSLAERLDRAGVTVGSQELVLTLVAGVTIVWISLLLMLHTAPLTSIVLLPIVAGTATFGFYGFIQFRIARRLGAFINQLEPATRLIAGGLRVGLGVRQSMAVVIDELSEPARHEFRRVIGHTNLGASIFDAVDHLATRMPSHEALMLARVFRVQSETGGDLARILDQLADTIKDRRQVGRKISSLTAEGRMSAYVLMAIPLALGLFIVTTQENMSTALLHTMIGHIVILIVLALEVLAYLWLKALLRMDV is encoded by the coding sequence ATGGTAACGGCGTTCGTTCCATTGGCCATCTTTGCGGGAGTCTCCGCGACGGCGTTCTTCACGTTCTTTTCGTTTTGGGGCTCCGTCAATCAGCGCGCCACGGCGCGCGTGCAGAGTCTGGCGGAACGACTGGATCGCGCCGGCGTCACGGTCGGGTCGCAGGAGCTCGTGCTGACGCTCGTTGCCGGTGTCACGATCGTCTGGATTTCGCTACTCTTGATGTTGCATACGGCGCCTCTGACGTCGATCGTGTTGCTGCCAATCGTGGCGGGCACCGCGACGTTTGGCTTCTACGGTTTTATCCAGTTTCGCATTGCCCGGCGCCTTGGCGCGTTCATCAACCAGCTCGAGCCCGCGACTCGCCTGATCGCCGGCGGTTTGCGGGTGGGCCTGGGCGTACGCCAGTCGATGGCGGTCGTCATCGACGAGCTCTCGGAGCCGGCCCGGCACGAGTTTCGCCGCGTCATCGGCCACACCAATCTGGGAGCGAGCATTTTCGATGCCGTCGATCACTTGGCGACGCGTATGCCGAGTCACGAAGCGTTGATGCTGGCGCGCGTCTTTCGCGTTCAATCCGAGACCGGCGGCGACCTCGCCCGCATCCTGGATCAACTAGCAGATACGATTAAAGACCGGCGGCAGGTGGGACGAAAGATTTCGTCGCTCACCGCTGAAGGCCGGATGAGCGCCTACGTGCTGATGGCGATACCGCTGGCGCTCGGGCTATTCATCGTGACCACACAAGAAAACATGAGCACGGCGCTGCTCCACACGATGATCGGCCACATCGTAATTTTGATCGTCCTCGCGCTCGAAGTCTTGGCGTATCTCTGGCTCAAAGCGCTCTTACGGATGGATGTATAG
- a CDS encoding type II secretion system F family protein: MHSLIGTAFGYLIAMLAGAAAFFLTFSIIPTKSPLAEQLEELKARDPLKRDEERLSLIEHVVSGERRAALARRLAEAGWYTTTPAKFGLRVAGGLCFGVVLALLCWKFFDLGSGWLIPLLGGMGFCGAYAPFFSLNRAADKRKAGIQKSLPEFLDMVASTVQAGLALNSALGYAVEAVPGPLGDEVKEALSQIRLGRARADALRAVGERTNQPALRNALRVMIQAERLGANIAKMLNDLAADARHQRLMLVEELAAKLPVKMVFPMVFFMIPAIVTIIFGAVAANYFAGTAANP, encoded by the coding sequence GTGCACTCGCTTATCGGAACCGCGTTCGGCTATCTGATCGCCATGCTCGCCGGAGCGGCAGCCTTCTTCTTGACGTTCTCAATCATTCCGACGAAGAGTCCGCTCGCGGAACAACTCGAAGAGCTCAAGGCGCGCGACCCTTTGAAACGCGACGAGGAGCGACTCTCGCTGATCGAACACGTTGTTTCCGGCGAGCGCCGCGCCGCGCTGGCCCGGCGTCTGGCCGAGGCCGGCTGGTACACGACCACGCCGGCAAAGTTTGGATTGCGCGTGGCCGGCGGTCTCTGTTTCGGAGTCGTCCTCGCGCTGCTCTGCTGGAAGTTTTTCGACCTGGGCAGCGGCTGGCTCATACCACTTTTGGGCGGCATGGGTTTTTGCGGCGCTTACGCGCCCTTCTTCTCGCTCAATCGGGCAGCGGATAAACGCAAAGCCGGCATTCAAAAGAGTCTGCCGGAGTTTTTAGACATGGTCGCGTCGACCGTTCAAGCCGGTCTCGCCCTAAACTCGGCACTCGGCTATGCGGTGGAGGCCGTGCCCGGGCCGCTCGGTGATGAGGTCAAGGAAGCCCTCTCGCAAATTCGGCTGGGGAGAGCGCGCGCCGACGCCTTGCGCGCCGTGGGAGAACGCACGAATCAGCCCGCGTTGCGTAATGCGCTTCGGGTGATGATTCAAGCCGAGCGCCTCGGCGCCAACATTGCAAAGATGTTGAACGATTTAGCTGCCGATGCGCGCCACCAGCGCTTGATGCTCGTCGAAGAACTCGCTGCGAAGTTGCCGGTAAAGATGGTCTTCCCGATGGTCTTCTTCATGATTCCGGCGATCGTAACGATCATCTTCGGTGCAGTAGCGGCCAACTATTTCGCAG